One Cohnella candidum genomic region harbors:
- the ablA gene encoding lysine 2,3-aminomutase: protein MPAGEIQGGTANVPLSSKRHWKEIALWKDVTDEQWNDWIWQLTHTIKTLDELKQVVNLTPDEEEGVRISTQTIPLNITPYYASLMHPDDPRCPIRMQSVPISAELLKTKYDLEDPLFEDEDSPTPGLTHRYPDRVLFLVTNQCSMYCRYCTRRRFSGQVGMGVPKKQMDDAIDYIRRTPEVRDVLLSGGDGLLINDTILEYILKNLREIPHVEIIRIGTRAPVVFPQRITENLCNLIRKYHPIWLNTHFNHPLEITEEAKRACAMLADAGVPLGNQSVILAGINDSTHIMKRLMHELVKIRVRPYYIYQCDLSEGIGHFRAPVSKGLEIIESLRGHTSGYAVPTFVVDAPGGGGKIALQPNYLISQSQDKVILRNYEGVIVGYPEPQNYVPGRADEYFNEIYGIDKEPENTGIIALIKDEKFNLVPENLRRIGRRKIYEQAPDHTSLKDRREKRDAMKQKLIRARQTDQPPATE, encoded by the coding sequence ATGCCCGCCGGCGAAATCCAAGGGGGAACCGCCAACGTTCCTCTGAGCAGCAAGCGGCATTGGAAAGAAATCGCGTTGTGGAAAGACGTCACGGATGAACAATGGAACGATTGGATCTGGCAGCTCACGCACACGATCAAAACGCTGGATGAGCTCAAGCAAGTCGTCAATCTCACGCCGGATGAGGAGGAAGGCGTCCGGATTTCCACCCAAACGATCCCGCTTAACATCACCCCTTACTACGCGTCGCTTATGCACCCGGACGATCCGCGCTGCCCGATCCGGATGCAGTCGGTCCCCATTTCGGCGGAGCTGCTGAAGACGAAGTACGATCTCGAGGACCCGCTTTTCGAGGATGAGGACTCTCCGACGCCGGGGCTGACGCACCGCTATCCCGACCGCGTCCTGTTTTTGGTGACCAACCAATGTTCGATGTACTGCCGGTACTGCACGCGGCGCCGTTTCTCCGGCCAAGTCGGGATGGGCGTACCTAAGAAACAGATGGACGACGCGATCGACTACATCCGCCGCACGCCGGAGGTCCGCGACGTCCTGCTGTCGGGCGGAGACGGGCTGTTGATCAACGACACGATTCTCGAGTACATTTTGAAAAACCTCAGGGAAATCCCGCACGTCGAAATCATCCGCATCGGAACGCGCGCTCCCGTCGTTTTCCCGCAGCGAATCACCGAGAATCTGTGCAACCTCATCCGCAAATACCATCCGATTTGGCTGAATACTCACTTCAACCATCCCCTCGAAATAACGGAGGAAGCCAAACGGGCTTGCGCCATGCTCGCAGACGCAGGCGTTCCGCTTGGAAACCAATCCGTCATCCTCGCCGGCATCAACGACAGCACGCACATCATGAAACGGCTCATGCACGAGCTCGTCAAAATCCGCGTCCGCCCCTACTACATCTATCAATGCGACTTGTCCGAAGGAATCGGCCATTTTCGCGCCCCCGTCTCCAAAGGGCTGGAGATCATCGAATCCCTTCGCGGGCACACCTCCGGCTACGCCGTGCCGACTTTCGTCGTCGATGCCCCGGGCGGCGGCGGCAAAATCGCGCTCCAGCCGAACTATCTCATTTCGCAAAGCCAAGATAAAGTGATTCTGCGAAACTACGAAGGCGTCATCGTCGGGTACCCCGAGCCGCAAAATTACGTGCCGGGACGCGCCGACGAATATTTCAACGAAATTTACGGCATCGACAAAGAGCCGGAGAACACGGGCATCATCGCCCTCATCAAAGACGAAAAATTCAACTTGGTGCCGGAAAATTTGCGCCGGATCGGCAGGAGGAAAATCTACGAGCAGGCGCCGGATCACACCTCGCTCAAGGATCGCCGGGAGAAACGGGACGCGATGAAGCAGAAGCTGATCCGCGCCCGCCAAACCGATCAGCCGCCCGCCACGGAGTGA
- a CDS encoding peptidase, which yields MPLKERVHDWLKQHRKDGISLLQNLVRVPSTAGNESGVQRIVAEWLRDTGFDVEAWEPDGGKLAAHPYFYSPRDRFEGSPNVVGVLRGTGGGRSLLLNGHADVVPEGDLGQWRHHPYGGEVSPEEGRLYGRGASDMKGGTASLLLAVRALRDLGVRLRGDVILQSVIEEESGGAGTLDAILRGYRADAALIPEPTNMRIFPKQQGSMWFRITVRGRSAHGGTRYEGVSAIEKSMAVIHHVRELEAARNARVRDPLYAGNPIPLPINIGVIAGGNWPSSVPDTVKLEGRIGVGPEESLEQAQAEMAAWLARLGENDPWFALFPLVLEWFGARWVPGSVDPAHELVRVLSGHYRDVLAKEPAIEASPWGTDGGLLTRLADTPCVVFGPGLTQMAHFPDEHIELDRMFEVAEIVALTIAEWCGIEEDLAR from the coding sequence ATGCCGCTGAAGGAGCGGGTACACGACTGGTTGAAGCAACATCGAAAGGACGGCATCTCGTTGCTGCAGAACCTCGTCCGCGTTCCAAGTACCGCCGGCAACGAATCGGGGGTTCAGCGGATCGTGGCCGAATGGCTGCGCGACACGGGTTTTGACGTAGAGGCGTGGGAACCGGACGGAGGGAAGTTGGCCGCTCATCCTTATTTTTATTCGCCGCGAGACAGGTTCGAAGGAAGCCCGAACGTCGTCGGGGTGTTACGGGGAACGGGCGGAGGGCGGTCTCTTCTGTTGAACGGCCACGCGGACGTCGTGCCGGAGGGAGACTTGGGTCAGTGGCGGCATCATCCGTACGGCGGGGAGGTTTCCCCGGAGGAGGGTCGGCTGTACGGGCGCGGCGCCTCGGACATGAAAGGGGGCACCGCGTCGCTGCTGCTCGCCGTTCGGGCGCTGCGCGATCTGGGCGTGCGGCTGCGGGGCGACGTCATCCTGCAAAGCGTCATCGAGGAAGAGAGCGGCGGCGCGGGCACGCTGGACGCGATTCTTCGCGGATACCGGGCGGATGCGGCTTTGATTCCGGAGCCGACGAATATGCGGATTTTTCCGAAGCAGCAGGGTTCCATGTGGTTCCGCATCACGGTCCGGGGCAGGTCCGCGCACGGAGGAACGCGGTACGAAGGCGTCAGCGCGATCGAGAAGAGCATGGCCGTCATCCACCATGTGCGGGAATTGGAGGCGGCGAGGAACGCCCGAGTCCGTGATCCGCTCTACGCCGGCAATCCGATTCCGCTTCCGATTAACATCGGCGTCATCGCGGGAGGAAATTGGCCATCTTCCGTCCCGGACACCGTGAAGCTGGAGGGAAGAATCGGCGTCGGCCCCGAAGAGTCGCTCGAGCAGGCGCAGGCGGAAATGGCGGCGTGGCTCGCGCGATTGGGAGAGAACGATCCTTGGTTCGCCTTGTTTCCGCTCGTATTGGAGTGGTTCGGCGCGAGATGGGTGCCGGGCAGCGTGGACCCGGCACACGAGCTGGTCCGCGTGCTGTCGGGGCATTACCGGGATGTGCTTGCCAAGGAGCCGGCAATCGAGGCGTCGCCCTGGGGCACGGACGGAGGGTTACTCACGCGGCTCGCCGACACGCCTTGCGTCGTATTCGGACCGGGCCTCACTCAGATGGCGCATTTCCCGGATGAACACATCGAGCTGGACCGCATGTTCGAGGTTGCAGAGATCGTCGCTCTCACGATCGCCGAATGGTGCGGAATCGAAGAAGACCTTGCCCGCTGA
- a CDS encoding 3-oxoacid CoA-transferase subunit B encodes MGMGEASRDRIARRAARELRDGMVVNLGIGIPTRVADFIPEGVHVVFHAENGILGAGPSPLPGEEDAFLCNAGGYPVTVVPGASYCDSAVAFAMIRRGCIDMTVLGALEVSGQGDLANWIVPGKRTAGIGGAMELAQKAKKVVVLMNHVNRDGQPKIRRQCVLPLTAQACVDLIVTDMAVIEVTPDGLVLREVMAPYSIEDVVNRTEADLIVPEHVVVNP; translated from the coding sequence ATGGGTATGGGAGAAGCAAGCCGGGACCGAATCGCGAGACGCGCGGCGCGGGAATTGAGAGACGGAATGGTCGTCAATTTAGGGATCGGCATTCCGACGCGGGTTGCGGATTTCATCCCGGAAGGGGTCCATGTCGTGTTCCATGCCGAAAACGGCATCCTGGGCGCGGGACCGTCGCCGCTGCCGGGGGAGGAGGATGCGTTCCTCTGCAACGCGGGCGGTTATCCGGTGACGGTTGTGCCGGGCGCCTCTTATTGCGACAGCGCCGTCGCGTTCGCGATGATCCGACGCGGTTGCATCGATATGACCGTGCTGGGGGCGTTGGAAGTGAGCGGGCAGGGGGATTTGGCGAATTGGATCGTGCCGGGCAAACGGACGGCGGGCATCGGCGGCGCAATGGAGCTGGCCCAGAAAGCGAAGAAGGTAGTCGTGCTGATGAACCATGTCAACCGCGACGGCCAGCCGAAAATCCGGCGGCAATGCGTGTTGCCGTTAACCGCGCAAGCGTGCGTCGACCTGATCGTCACGGACATGGCGGTGATCGAAGTAACGCCGGACGGGTTAGTGCTGCGGGAAGTCATGGCGCCTTATTCCATCGAGGACGTGGTGAATCGGACCGAGGCGGATTTGATCGTGCCGGAGCATGTGGTGGTCAATCCATGA
- a CDS encoding CoA transferase subunit A, producing MNKVISLEEALSRIRDGSTLMYGGFGGIGTPPTLVEGILNRGIKDLTLIGNDTGFPWIGIGRLVTEGRVRRAVTSHIGSNPNAGRLMEEGKLDIEFYPQGTLAEKIRAGGVGLGGILVDVGVGTMLEEGKEKVVIDGRTYLVEPALTADVAIVHASKADPFGNLVYDKSGRNFNPLVAMAGRVTIAEADEVVPLGELDPEAIVTPGIFVDAVIAGKGVNWAWVWEKQAGTESRDARRGN from the coding sequence ATGAACAAGGTCATCTCCTTGGAGGAAGCATTATCGCGGATCAGGGACGGCAGCACCCTGATGTACGGAGGCTTCGGCGGGATCGGCACGCCTCCGACGCTCGTGGAAGGGATTCTGAATCGAGGAATCAAGGATTTGACGCTGATCGGCAACGATACGGGCTTTCCGTGGATCGGCATCGGCCGGCTCGTTACGGAGGGCAGGGTTCGCAGGGCCGTCACCTCCCATATCGGGTCCAATCCGAATGCCGGCCGGCTCATGGAGGAAGGAAAGCTGGACATCGAGTTCTATCCCCAAGGTACGCTGGCGGAAAAAATCCGGGCGGGCGGCGTCGGGCTGGGCGGCATTTTGGTGGACGTCGGGGTCGGCACGATGCTGGAGGAAGGCAAAGAGAAGGTGGTCATCGACGGCCGGACTTACCTGGTCGAACCCGCACTCACGGCAGACGTGGCGATTGTCCATGCGAGCAAAGCGGATCCGTTCGGCAACCTCGTATACGACAAAAGCGGACGCAACTTCAATCCGCTGGTCGCCATGGCCGGCCGAGTGACGATCGCGGAGGCGGACGAAGTCGTGCCCCTGGGCGAGTTGGATCCGGAAGCGATCGTCACACCGGGCATTTTCGTGGATGCGGTCATTGCGGGTAAAGGGGTGAACTGGGCATGGGTATGGGAGAAGCAAGCCGGGACCGAATCGCGAGACGCGCGGCGCGGGAATTGA